A window of Ruania suaedae contains these coding sequences:
- a CDS encoding Mrp/NBP35 family ATP-binding protein, translated as MSDTLTARVHEAMASVLDPEIRRPITELDMVRDVAVLETGDDGAAVQVTIALTTSGCPLRDTITRDVTNAANAVDGVARTEVSMTVMTDDERTALRTKLRGGTAEPVIPFAQPDNLTKVYAVASGKGGVGKSTVTANLAAAMAAEGLKVGVIDADVYGFSIPRMLGVEHSPTKVDDMILPPVAGEVKVISIGMFTEPGRAVVWRGPMLHRALQQFLADVFWGDLDVLLLDLPPGTGDIAISVAQLLPHAELLVVTTPQLAAAEVAERAGAMAEATKQRVAGVIENMSWLVQPDGSRLEVFGSGGGQRVADQLSRTLEAEVPLLGQVPLEVALREGGDAGTPLVTSDDSSDAADVLRSIARTLGTRQRGLAGRKLAISPIG; from the coding sequence ATGTCTGACACGCTCACCGCCCGCGTCCACGAGGCCATGGCCTCCGTGCTCGACCCCGAGATCCGGCGGCCGATCACCGAGCTCGACATGGTGCGCGACGTCGCCGTCCTCGAGACCGGCGACGACGGCGCCGCAGTCCAGGTCACCATCGCCCTGACCACCTCGGGCTGCCCGCTGCGCGACACGATCACGCGGGACGTGACGAACGCCGCGAACGCCGTCGACGGGGTGGCGCGCACCGAGGTCAGCATGACCGTGATGACCGACGACGAGCGCACCGCCCTGCGGACCAAGCTGCGCGGGGGGACCGCCGAACCGGTGATCCCGTTCGCCCAGCCGGACAACCTCACCAAGGTCTACGCCGTCGCCTCGGGTAAGGGCGGCGTCGGCAAGTCGACCGTGACCGCGAACCTCGCGGCCGCGATGGCGGCCGAGGGCCTGAAGGTGGGCGTCATCGACGCCGACGTGTACGGCTTCTCCATCCCGCGCATGCTCGGTGTGGAGCACTCGCCGACGAAGGTCGACGACATGATCCTGCCGCCCGTGGCCGGGGAGGTGAAGGTGATCTCCATCGGGATGTTCACCGAGCCCGGGCGTGCGGTGGTCTGGCGCGGCCCGATGCTGCACCGGGCGCTGCAGCAGTTCCTCGCCGACGTGTTCTGGGGCGACCTCGACGTGCTGCTGCTGGACCTGCCCCCGGGCACCGGCGACATCGCGATCTCCGTCGCCCAGCTGCTCCCGCACGCCGAGCTGCTGGTGGTCACCACCCCGCAGCTGGCGGCGGCCGAGGTGGCCGAGCGGGCCGGGGCGATGGCCGAGGCCACCAAGCAGCGCGTGGCCGGGGTCATCGAGAACATGTCCTGGCTGGTCCAGCCCGACGGCTCCCGCCTGGAGGTCTTCGGCTCCGGTGGCGGCCAGCGCGTGGCCGATCAGCTCTCCCGCACGCTGGAGGCTGAGGTGCCGCTGCTCGGTCAGGTCCCCCTCGAGGTCGCCCTGCGCGAGGGCGGCGACGCCGGGACCCCGCTGGTCACATCGGACGACTCCTCCGACGCTGCGGACGTGCTGCGCAGCATCGCCCGCACGCTCGGCACCCGCCAGCGCGGGCTGGCGGGGCGCAAGCTCGCGATCTCGCCGATCGGCTGA
- a CDS encoding general stress protein: MPAMNPTDPRAGMQPRGEEIATYASYLEAQRAVDFLADSEFEVNSVTIVGTDLTMVERITGRRTYPKVALRGAATGAYFGFFIGILLYLFGGELLTALLPALLLGAGAGMLFAVIAYAMSGGKRDFTSTSQVVAGSFAILCLAEKAPAARQLLGTLEHEREGQPPAGA; the protein is encoded by the coding sequence ATGCCAGCCATGAACCCGACCGATCCGCGCGCCGGGATGCAGCCGCGCGGCGAGGAGATCGCCACCTACGCCAGCTACCTCGAGGCCCAGCGTGCGGTCGACTTCCTCGCCGACAGTGAGTTCGAGGTCAACTCCGTCACGATCGTCGGCACCGACCTGACCATGGTCGAGCGCATCACCGGGCGCCGGACCTACCCGAAGGTCGCCCTGCGCGGCGCCGCCACCGGCGCGTACTTCGGGTTCTTCATCGGCATCCTGCTGTACCTCTTCGGCGGTGAGCTGCTCACGGCCCTGCTGCCGGCGCTGCTGCTCGGCGCCGGCGCCGGGATGCTGTTCGCGGTGATCGCCTACGCGATGTCCGGTGGCAAGCGTGACTTCACCTCCACCTCCCAGGTGGTGGCCGGGTCGTTCGCGATCCTCTGCCTGGCGGAGAAGGCGCCCGCCGCACGCCAGCTGCTGGGCACGCTGGAGCACGAGCGCGAGGGCCAGCCGCCGGCAGGCGCCTGA
- a CDS encoding PHP domain-containing protein, whose amino-acid sequence MHIDLHAHSRVSDGTSTPTELMVEAAAAGLDVVALTDHDSTAGWDEAAEAVPGTRVALLRGAEISCTAGGISVHLLAYLHDPDHAGLTAELERSRISRDGRARAMVELLAEDYDLSWDDVVAQAGSGATLGRPHIADALVAAGVVPDRTAAFASILAPSSRYYVRYHAPDAVDAVRLVREAGGVPVFAHPRASARGRVVADTVVQQMADAGLAGLEVAHRDHTDDQREQLRRLAGDLGLFVTGSSDYHGVGKPNRLGEETTDREVLETIEEQGRLAVVRP is encoded by the coding sequence GTGCACATCGACCTCCACGCGCACTCACGCGTGTCCGACGGGACCTCCACGCCGACCGAGCTCATGGTCGAGGCCGCCGCCGCCGGCCTCGACGTGGTGGCACTGACCGACCACGACAGCACCGCCGGCTGGGACGAGGCAGCCGAGGCAGTACCGGGCACGAGGGTGGCGTTGCTACGGGGAGCGGAGATCTCCTGCACCGCCGGGGGCATCAGCGTGCACCTGCTCGCCTACCTGCACGACCCCGACCATGCGGGGCTGACCGCCGAGCTGGAACGGTCCCGGATCTCGCGGGACGGGCGGGCGCGGGCGATGGTGGAGCTTCTCGCCGAGGACTACGACCTGTCCTGGGACGACGTGGTCGCGCAGGCCGGCTCGGGCGCCACGCTCGGCCGGCCGCACATCGCCGACGCGCTGGTCGCGGCCGGGGTGGTGCCCGACCGGACGGCGGCGTTCGCGTCCATCCTGGCGCCGTCCAGCCGGTACTACGTGCGCTATCACGCACCGGACGCGGTGGACGCGGTGCGGTTGGTGCGCGAGGCGGGAGGGGTGCCCGTCTTCGCCCACCCGCGCGCGAGCGCGCGCGGCCGGGTCGTGGCCGACACGGTGGTGCAGCAGATGGCCGACGCCGGTCTGGCCGGCCTGGAGGTCGCGCACCGGGACCATACCGACGATCAGCGCGAGCAGCTGCGCCGCCTCGCCGGCGATCTCGGGCTCTTCGTCACCGGATCGAGCGACTACCACGGCGTGGGCAAACCGAACCGACTCGGGGAGGAGACCACCGACCGCGAGGTGCTCGAGACGATCGAGGAGCAGGGGCGGCTCGCCGTGGTTCGTCCGTGA
- a CDS encoding magnesium transporter MgtE N-terminal domain-containing protein, which produces MSITTTRIFVARLAGIGVFDPLGDRVGRVHDVVVLLRVRQSPRAVGLVVEVPGKRRVFLPLSRVTAIDPGAVITSGLLNLRRFQRRAAETLVMGQLLDRVVALRADGGEVTIQDVGLEQQRNRDWLVTKLFVRHGSRSVFGRGHTSVIDVDDVTGLAPSEAQQGAAALLATMDDLKPADLADVVHDLPERRRIEVAAALPDGRLADVLEELGDDDRVAILSALAAQRAAQVLDEMQPDDAADLIAELPTDKASELLDLMEPDEAEDVRRLLTYDDDTAGGLMTTEPIVLGPETSVATALAHARRQDVTPALAAMIFVTRPPQETPTGRLLGVIHLQRMLREPPHEAIGGLLDKDIEAVTADAPIGRITRLLATYNLTALPVVDEQRRLLGAVSVDDLLDHLLPEDWREADDEVTDAAMGGTGG; this is translated from the coding sequence GTGAGCATCACCACCACCCGTATCTTCGTCGCCCGGCTCGCCGGCATCGGCGTGTTCGACCCGCTCGGGGACCGGGTGGGTCGCGTGCACGACGTCGTGGTGCTGCTGCGTGTGCGGCAGTCGCCGCGGGCGGTGGGACTGGTCGTGGAGGTCCCGGGCAAGCGCCGGGTCTTCCTGCCCCTGTCCCGGGTGACCGCGATCGACCCGGGCGCCGTGATCACCAGCGGGCTGCTGAACCTGCGCCGGTTCCAGCGGCGCGCCGCCGAGACGCTCGTGATGGGCCAGTTGCTGGACCGGGTGGTCGCGCTGCGCGCGGACGGCGGTGAGGTGACGATCCAGGACGTCGGGCTCGAGCAGCAGCGCAACCGGGACTGGCTGGTGACCAAGCTGTTCGTGCGGCACGGCTCACGCAGCGTCTTCGGCCGAGGTCACACCTCGGTCATCGACGTCGACGACGTCACCGGGCTGGCGCCGTCGGAGGCGCAGCAGGGTGCCGCAGCGCTGCTGGCCACGATGGACGACCTCAAACCCGCCGATCTCGCCGATGTCGTCCACGACCTGCCCGAACGGCGCCGGATCGAGGTCGCGGCCGCCCTGCCCGACGGCCGGCTGGCGGACGTGCTCGAGGAGCTCGGCGACGACGACCGGGTGGCGATCCTCTCGGCCCTCGCCGCCCAGCGCGCGGCCCAGGTGCTCGACGAGATGCAGCCCGACGACGCAGCCGACCTGATCGCCGAGCTGCCCACCGACAAGGCCAGCGAGCTGCTCGATCTGATGGAGCCGGACGAGGCCGAGGACGTGCGCCGGCTGCTGACCTACGACGACGACACCGCCGGTGGTCTGATGACGACCGAGCCGATCGTGCTCGGGCCCGAGACCTCCGTGGCCACGGCGCTGGCGCACGCGCGGCGTCAGGACGTCACGCCCGCCCTGGCCGCGATGATCTTCGTGACCCGGCCGCCGCAGGAGACGCCCACCGGGCGGCTCCTCGGGGTCATCCACCTGCAGCGGATGCTGCGTGAGCCACCGCACGAGGCGATCGGTGGCCTGCTGGACAAGGACATCGAAGCGGTCACCGCCGACGCCCCCATCGGCCGCATCACCCGGCTGCTGGCCACCTACAACCTGACCGCCCTGCCGGTGGTGGACGAGCAGCGCCGCCTGCTCGGGGCCGTCAGCGTGGACGACCTGCTCGACCACCTCCTGCCCGAGGACTGGCGGGAGGCGGACGACGAGGTGACCGACGCCGCGATGGGAGGCACCGGTGGCTGA
- a CDS encoding DEAD/DEAH box helicase — MTDHTLTDHPATDDAAEQLGTVVAETVEAGEIADPHAEVAKTFGDFGVREDIAGALGDVGITHPFPIQALTLPVALQGRDIIGQAKTGTGKTLGFGVPLLQGVIAPGEDGWDTLPDAGKPQALVVVPTRELAAQVAGDLTTASRRRKVRVLQVYGGRAYEPQIDALTKGVEVVVGTPGRMIDLLKQRHLDLGKVRTVVLDEADEMLDLGFLPDVETLLASTPGTRHTMLFSATMPGPVIAMARRYMSRPTHIHAHDPGDEGATLKTTRQVAYRAHAMDKVEMLARILQAEGRGLTIVFARTKRTCAKVSDELNDRGFAAAAIHGDLGQGAREQALRAFRNGKVDVLVATDVAARGIDIDDVTHVINYQCPEDEKAYVHRIGRTGRAGNTGTAVTFVDWDDVPRWMLIDRTLELGLGEPPETYSSSPHLFADLSIPEGTKGRLPRAARTRAGLGAEDVEDLGETGASSGKGRGRGAGRSAGGRGEVRSEGRGRGEGRSRGHGGDERSGESRRSEGGDAAQRPEGAQRPRRRRRRTRGGRPAEQ; from the coding sequence GTGACTGACCACACCCTGACTGACCACCCCGCGACCGACGACGCTGCCGAGCAGCTCGGGACCGTCGTCGCCGAGACCGTCGAGGCCGGCGAGATCGCCGACCCCCACGCCGAGGTCGCCAAGACGTTCGGTGACTTCGGTGTCCGCGAGGACATCGCCGGCGCTCTCGGCGACGTCGGCATCACCCACCCCTTCCCGATCCAGGCACTGACGCTGCCGGTCGCGCTGCAGGGCCGCGACATCATCGGCCAGGCCAAGACCGGAACAGGCAAGACCCTCGGCTTCGGCGTGCCGCTGCTGCAGGGCGTCATCGCCCCCGGCGAGGACGGCTGGGACACGCTGCCCGACGCCGGCAAGCCGCAGGCGCTCGTGGTGGTCCCCACCCGCGAGCTCGCCGCGCAGGTGGCCGGTGACCTCACCACGGCCTCGCGCCGCCGCAAGGTGCGGGTGCTGCAGGTCTACGGCGGACGCGCCTACGAACCGCAGATCGACGCGCTCACCAAGGGCGTCGAGGTCGTCGTCGGAACCCCCGGGCGGATGATCGATCTGCTCAAGCAGCGTCACCTCGACCTCGGCAAGGTCCGCACCGTCGTCCTGGACGAGGCCGACGAGATGCTCGACCTGGGCTTCCTGCCCGACGTCGAGACGCTGCTCGCCTCGACCCCCGGCACACGCCACACCATGCTCTTCTCGGCCACGATGCCCGGCCCCGTCATCGCGATGGCCCGCCGCTACATGAGCCGCCCCACGCACATCCACGCCCATGACCCGGGCGACGAGGGCGCCACCCTCAAGACCACCCGCCAGGTGGCCTACCGCGCCCACGCGATGGACAAGGTCGAGATGCTCGCCCGCATCCTGCAGGCCGAGGGCCGGGGCCTGACGATCGTGTTCGCACGGACCAAGCGCACCTGTGCCAAGGTCTCCGACGAGCTCAACGACCGCGGATTCGCGGCGGCCGCCATCCACGGCGACCTGGGGCAGGGAGCCCGCGAGCAGGCGCTGCGCGCCTTCCGCAACGGCAAGGTCGACGTGCTCGTGGCCACCGACGTCGCCGCACGCGGTATCGACATCGACGACGTCACGCACGTGATCAACTACCAGTGCCCCGAGGACGAGAAGGCCTACGTGCACCGCATCGGCCGCACCGGCCGGGCCGGCAACACCGGCACCGCGGTCACCTTCGTCGACTGGGACGACGTCCCCCGCTGGATGCTGATCGACCGCACGCTCGAGCTGGGACTGGGTGAGCCGCCGGAGACCTACTCCTCCTCCCCGCACCTGTTCGCCGACCTCAGCATCCCCGAGGGCACCAAGGGCCGCCTGCCCCGCGCGGCACGGACCCGCGCCGGGCTCGGTGCCGAGGACGTCGAGGACCTCGGCGAGACCGGCGCCTCCAGCGGCAAGGGCCGCGGCCGAGGGGCTGGCCGCAGCGCCGGTGGGCGCGGCGAGGTTCGCAGCGAGGGTCGTGGTCGCGGCGAGGGCCGCTCCCGCGGACACGGCGGCGACGAGCGTTCCGGCGAGAGCCGTCGCAGCGAGGGCGGGGACGCAGCTCAGCGTCCCGAGGGCGCCCAGCGCCCACGGCGTCGTCGCCGCCGGACCCGCGGTGGGCGTCCGGCGGAGCAGTAG
- a CDS encoding MarC family protein: protein MSAVLDGTLFATTFLTLFVIMDPPGTVPVFLALTSTMTAKQRARAALQAVSVAFGVVVAFMLFGRHLLDFLNISVPALQASGGLLLLLVALDLLTGKTEEPTPSGKVNVALVPLGTPLLAGPGAIVAAMLAVQGSEGSVPEWVAIVAAIVAVHLCLFLAMRFAGVIHRVLGEGWTILVTRIAGLLLAAIAVQLIADAVRAFVLAG from the coding sequence GTGAGCGCCGTTCTCGACGGCACTCTCTTCGCCACGACGTTCCTGACCCTGTTCGTCATCATGGACCCGCCGGGCACCGTGCCGGTGTTCCTGGCGCTGACCTCCACCATGACCGCCAAGCAGCGGGCCAGGGCCGCGCTGCAGGCGGTGAGCGTCGCGTTCGGCGTGGTCGTGGCGTTCATGCTGTTCGGCCGGCACCTGCTGGACTTCCTGAACATTTCGGTACCGGCGCTGCAGGCCTCGGGCGGGTTGTTGCTCCTGCTGGTGGCGTTGGACCTGCTCACGGGCAAGACCGAGGAGCCCACGCCGTCGGGCAAGGTGAACGTGGCGCTGGTGCCGCTCGGGACGCCGCTGCTCGCGGGCCCCGGTGCCATCGTGGCGGCGATGCTGGCCGTGCAGGGCTCGGAGGGCAGCGTGCCCGAGTGGGTGGCGATCGTGGCCGCCATCGTGGCGGTGCACCTGTGCCTGTTCCTGGCGATGCGCTTCGCCGGGGTCATCCACCGGGTGCTGGGCGAGGGCTGGACGATCCTGGTGACCCGCATCGCCGGCCTGCTGCTTGCCGCCATCGCGGTGCAGCTGATCGCCGATGCGGTGCGGGCCTTCGTACTCGCCGGCTGA
- a CDS encoding aminopeptidase P family protein has translation MVSSDGTQQQLADRGSNRSQRPSSDAFRAFIASGWAPRESALPARLPAADHAEARRRRLGDRFEGDRLVLPAGPLKVRSNDTDYRFRPHSAFAHLTGLGTDEEPDAVLVLHPQAQGGHEAVLYFRPLAGRDTEEFYADARYGEFWVGARPTLAELEARTGIRCAHIDELPDALAKDAGQVHLRVVPEADEAITALVVAARSSSGQEVDAETSQAEDAALAEALSELRLVKDDWEVAELRRAVDATIAGFAEIVRQLERASGHPRGERVIEGAFGARAREDGNGIGYDTIAAAGDHATTLHWIRNDGRVRAGELVLVDAGVEVDSLYTADVTRTLPVDGVFTDVQRRVYQAVLDAADAAFAAAKPGVRFRDVHTAAVTVLAHRLAEWGLLPVGAEEALTPEGQQHRRWMPHGTSHHLGLDVHDCAQARREMYLDAELEPGMVFTIEPGLYFKADDLSVPPELRGIGVRIEDDVVVTASGVENLSAALPRHPDEVEAWMASLRH, from the coding sequence ATGGTCTCCTCCGACGGTACTCAGCAGCAGCTCGCCGACCGTGGCTCCAATCGCTCCCAGCGGCCCTCCTCCGACGCCTTCCGGGCCTTCATCGCCTCCGGCTGGGCACCCCGCGAGTCCGCGCTGCCCGCGCGTCTGCCCGCGGCCGACCACGCCGAGGCCCGCCGGAGAAGGCTCGGTGACCGGTTCGAGGGCGACCGCCTCGTGCTGCCCGCCGGGCCGCTCAAAGTGCGCTCGAACGACACCGACTACCGTTTCCGGCCGCACTCGGCGTTCGCGCACCTGACGGGCCTGGGCACCGACGAGGAGCCCGACGCGGTGCTCGTGCTGCACCCGCAGGCCCAGGGCGGCCATGAGGCCGTGCTCTACTTCCGCCCCCTCGCCGGACGCGACACCGAGGAGTTCTACGCCGACGCCCGGTACGGGGAGTTCTGGGTCGGGGCCCGCCCGACGCTGGCCGAACTCGAGGCGCGCACCGGCATCCGCTGCGCCCACATCGACGAGCTGCCCGACGCTCTCGCCAAGGACGCGGGGCAGGTGCACCTGCGGGTGGTGCCGGAGGCCGACGAGGCCATCACCGCCCTCGTGGTCGCCGCCCGCTCCTCCTCCGGTCAGGAGGTCGACGCCGAGACCAGCCAGGCCGAGGACGCCGCCCTGGCCGAGGCGCTCTCCGAGCTGCGCCTGGTCAAGGACGACTGGGAGGTGGCCGAGCTGCGCCGGGCGGTGGACGCCACGATCGCCGGGTTCGCCGAGATCGTCCGCCAGCTCGAGCGCGCCAGCGGTCACCCTCGCGGCGAACGTGTCATCGAGGGCGCCTTCGGAGCCCGCGCCCGGGAGGACGGCAACGGCATCGGCTACGACACCATCGCCGCGGCCGGTGACCATGCCACCACCCTGCACTGGATCCGCAACGACGGGCGGGTCAGGGCCGGCGAGCTGGTGCTGGTCGATGCCGGGGTGGAGGTCGACTCCCTCTACACCGCCGACGTCACCCGGACGCTGCCGGTGGACGGGGTCTTCACCGACGTCCAGCGCCGCGTCTACCAGGCCGTCCTCGACGCCGCCGACGCGGCCTTCGCCGCCGCCAAGCCGGGGGTGAGGTTCCGGGACGTCCACACCGCTGCGGTGACGGTCCTGGCCCACCGCCTGGCCGAGTGGGGGCTGCTGCCGGTCGGCGCGGAGGAGGCGCTCACGCCGGAGGGTCAGCAGCACCGCCGCTGGATGCCGCACGGCACCAGCCACCACCTCGGCCTCGACGTGCACGACTGTGCCCAGGCCCGCCGGGAGATGTACCTCGACGCCGAGCTGGAACCGGGGATGGTGTTCACCATCGAGCCCGGTCTGTACTTCAAGGCGGACGACCTGAGCGTGCCCCCGGAGCTGCGGGGCATCGGTGTGCGGATCGAGGACGACGTCGTGGTCACCGCCTCCGGCGTGGAGAACCTCTCGGCGGCCCTGCCGCGCCACCCGGACGAGGTGGAGGCCTGGATGGCCTCGCTGCGTCACTGA
- a CDS encoding S1C family serine protease yields the protein MTPSLPLRSEPARRRRRGVPGGLVALLMLLSLLVGLIAGAVGGSRLLDPPDVSLPAPSPGAPAPPDQDLAEGSVAGIAADVLPSTVYIRTRTGGAGGSGSGFVLREDGYIVTNHHVIAGAEQVAVVLADGNQVEAEIVGSTVDYDLAVLKVDLDGLEPLVLGDSDALRVGDPVVAIGAPLGLEGTVTSGIVSAMNRPVSVPGEEGASFLNAIQTDAAINPGNSGGPLVNTAGEVIGVNSAIASTASTPTSAGSVGLGFAIPSTQVRRTAEQLIETGTATYPIIGATLDAQYQGEGVQILTDEADADLPPLVPGGPAAQAGLEPGDIILAIDGEPVTSADELIVKIRAHPPGEVITLTVREDGDERQVEVTLGEQASE from the coding sequence ATGACGCCCAGTCTGCCGCTGCGCTCGGAACCGGCGCGCCGCCGCCGGCGCGGGGTCCCGGGCGGACTGGTCGCGCTGCTGATGCTGCTCAGCCTGCTCGTGGGTCTGATCGCCGGCGCCGTCGGCGGCTCCCGGCTACTGGACCCGCCGGACGTCAGCCTGCCCGCGCCCAGCCCGGGAGCGCCTGCCCCACCGGACCAGGACCTCGCCGAGGGATCGGTGGCCGGGATCGCGGCGGACGTGCTGCCCAGCACCGTCTACATCCGTACCCGGACCGGCGGCGCCGGCGGGTCGGGCAGTGGCTTCGTGCTGCGCGAGGACGGGTACATCGTGACCAACCACCACGTGATCGCCGGTGCGGAACAGGTGGCGGTCGTCCTGGCCGACGGCAACCAGGTCGAGGCTGAGATCGTCGGGTCCACGGTCGACTACGACCTGGCCGTGCTGAAGGTCGACCTCGACGGGTTGGAGCCGCTCGTGCTGGGCGACTCCGACGCGCTCCGGGTGGGCGACCCGGTCGTGGCGATCGGTGCTCCCCTCGGCCTCGAGGGCACCGTGACATCCGGGATCGTCAGCGCGATGAATCGTCCGGTGAGCGTGCCGGGGGAGGAGGGTGCCTCCTTCCTCAACGCCATCCAGACCGACGCCGCGATCAACCCGGGGAACTCCGGCGGGCCGCTGGTCAACACCGCCGGTGAGGTGATCGGAGTCAACTCGGCGATCGCCTCCACCGCCAGCACCCCGACATCGGCCGGCAGTGTCGGTCTCGGCTTCGCGATCCCGAGCACCCAGGTGCGCCGGACGGCCGAGCAGCTGATCGAGACCGGGACCGCGACCTACCCGATCATCGGAGCCACCCTGGACGCCCAGTACCAGGGCGAGGGGGTGCAGATCCTCACCGACGAGGCCGACGCCGACCTGCCGCCGCTTGTCCCCGGCGGGCCGGCCGCACAGGCCGGGCTCGAGCCGGGCGACATCATCCTGGCGATCGACGGGGAGCCCGTAACCTCCGCGGACGAGCTCATCGTGAAGATCCGTGCGCACCCACCCGGCGAGGTCATCACCCTGACGGTGCGCGAGGACGGCGACGAGCGCCAGGTGGAGGTCACGCTCGGAGAGCAGGCCAGCGAGTGA
- a CDS encoding DUF2079 domain-containing protein, with translation MPDPSRGPVRGRPRVLAAAAVGLATSALYVLFSARQWARLESPSWDLGIFTQLLRAYAELRSPVVPIKGDGFMLLGDHFHPLLALLAPAYALAPSGLTLLVLQDLLIGLSAAVLTGCAVRHLGTRAGTLVGLAYGLSWGLQSAVASQFHEIALALPFLTASLAALVRRDHRAAVLWALPLLGIKEDLGLTVAMVGVVVALRGSRVLGAATALGGAGAFVLITQFVLPALNPDGVWDYAEDSIVATVLTDPGAAVATLLTGAGAKAGLVLMVFLPTAFLALRSPLALLTLPTFAWRLTSDVPFHWGTDWHYSAILMPIAVMATVDALLLLRWRRHATAVGAVVLTLAVAITTQFPLWRLTEPEFHREPVSAPAAREVLAAVPDGARVATDITLMAYLAPRTTVLWVGNASRDAAGEPVDFVVVDTGSGVYGGSPPQDVVAYATERYPGEFTEVLDTGGFLVAERVGRNEG, from the coding sequence GTGCCCGACCCTTCCCGCGGCCCCGTGCGTGGCCGGCCCCGCGTGCTGGCGGCCGCTGCCGTCGGGCTCGCCACCAGCGCCCTGTACGTGCTGTTCTCCGCGCGGCAGTGGGCCCGCCTGGAGTCGCCGTCGTGGGACCTGGGGATCTTTACCCAGCTGCTGCGGGCCTACGCCGAGCTGCGCAGCCCGGTCGTCCCGATCAAGGGCGACGGGTTCATGCTGCTCGGGGATCACTTCCACCCGCTGCTGGCGCTGCTCGCCCCGGCCTACGCGCTCGCCCCCTCCGGCCTGACGCTGCTGGTCCTGCAGGACCTACTGATCGGTCTCTCGGCGGCAGTGCTGACCGGGTGCGCCGTCCGGCACCTGGGCACCCGGGCCGGGACGCTCGTCGGCCTGGCCTACGGACTGTCCTGGGGCCTGCAGAGCGCCGTCGCCTCGCAGTTCCACGAGATCGCGCTGGCGCTGCCGTTCCTGACGGCCAGCCTGGCGGCCCTGGTGCGGCGCGACCACCGGGCCGCGGTGCTCTGGGCGCTCCCGTTGCTGGGGATCAAGGAGGACCTCGGCCTGACGGTGGCCATGGTGGGGGTCGTCGTCGCGCTGCGGGGCTCCCGGGTGCTCGGGGCGGCGACCGCCCTCGGGGGCGCCGGTGCCTTCGTCCTGATCACCCAGTTCGTCCTCCCGGCGCTCAACCCCGACGGCGTGTGGGACTACGCCGAGGACTCGATCGTCGCGACCGTGCTCACCGACCCCGGCGCCGCCGTGGCGACCCTTCTCACCGGCGCCGGCGCGAAGGCGGGCCTGGTGCTGATGGTCTTCCTGCCGACGGCGTTCCTGGCCCTGCGTAGCCCGCTGGCGCTGCTCACCCTGCCCACCTTCGCGTGGCGGCTGACCTCCGACGTCCCCTTCCACTGGGGCACCGACTGGCACTACTCGGCGATCCTCATGCCGATCGCCGTGATGGCCACCGTCGATGCGCTGCTGCTGCTGCGATGGCGCCGTCACGCCACGGCCGTGGGGGCGGTGGTGCTCACCCTGGCGGTGGCGATCACCACCCAGTTCCCGCTCTGGCGCCTGACCGAGCCGGAGTTCCACCGGGAACCGGTGTCGGCCCCCGCCGCCCGGGAGGTGCTCGCGGCCGTTCCCGACGGCGCCCGTGTGGCCACCGACATCACGCTGATGGCCTACCTGGCGCCGCGGACCACCGTGCTCTGGGTGGGCAACGCCTCGCGCGACGCCGCCGGCGAGCCGGTGGACTTCGTCGTCGTGGACACCGGGTCGGGGGTGTACGGGGGCAGTCCACCGCAGGATGTCGTGGCCTACGCCACCGAGAGGTATCCGGGGGAGTTCACCGAGGTGCTGGACACCGGTGGCTTCCTCGTGGCCGAACGGGTCGGGCGAAACGAGGGCTGA
- a CDS encoding DUF1003 domain-containing protein — MADRLDTPRTKRRRLIPQRRNKDAFGKAAEAIATFMGTPRFLLYMTLFAGTWLAWNTLAPETLQFDPRALNFTLLTLMLSLQASYAAPLILLAQDRQTDRDRVTAEQDRQRAERNLADTEFLAREMASLRLALNDVATRDFVRSELRSLLEELQAEREDEGRDQEAGERPSAGV; from the coding sequence GTGGCTGACCGCCTCGACACCCCGCGCACGAAGCGGCGGCGGCTGATCCCCCAGCGTCGCAACAAGGACGCCTTCGGCAAGGCGGCCGAGGCGATCGCCACGTTCATGGGCACGCCGCGCTTCCTGCTGTACATGACCCTGTTCGCCGGGACGTGGCTGGCCTGGAACACCCTCGCGCCGGAAACGCTCCAGTTCGACCCGCGGGCGCTGAACTTCACCCTCCTCACCCTGATGCTCTCCCTGCAGGCCTCCTACGCCGCGCCGCTGATCCTGCTCGCCCAGGACCGCCAGACCGACCGGGACCGGGTCACCGCCGAGCAGGACCGCCAGCGCGCCGAGCGCAACCTGGCCGACACCGAGTTCCTCGCCCGGGAGATGGCCTCGCTGCGGCTGGCCCTCAACGACGTGGCCACCCGCGACTTCGTGCGCAGCGAGCTGCGCAGTCTGCTGGAGGAGCTGCAGGCCGAGCGGGAGGACGAGGGGCGCGACCAGGAGGCCGGTGAGCGGCCCTCGGCCGGGGTGTAG